Proteins co-encoded in one Polynucleobacter sp. MWH-UH19D genomic window:
- a CDS encoding extracellular solute-binding protein produces MAAQTFFIPFRKITQFLLLASLVGVLSGAALAAQGIAQYGKPKYPEGFAHFDYVNPNAPKGGTLVLPNPGQRTSFDKFNPFTLRGVTAPGIDLMFESLAEGSADETSSVYGLLADDIEVAKDRKSVTFHIRPEAKFSDGSPVLAADVKYSFDVLMSGKAHPRYKTTFADITSAVVLSDHLVRFDFKNNNSELPILAGTLPIFSRNWGKKPDGSMIPFEKLAFEAPIGSGPYLIESFKAGKSIVYKKNPQYWADQLSKPLNIRVGFYNFDRVLYKLYSDDAVRLEAFKAGEFDAIVEYRAKIWAKGYVGSKFDNGTLTKKAFVNHNGAGMQGFAMNIRRPIFQDVRVRQALGLALDFEWLNRQIFFDQYGRINSYFTNSDLSANFDGPSKPTEGELKLLKSLKAQYPQWVPDAVFGPMPPAPSTAPPGSLRQNLRKARELLLHAGWQYRDGALRNEKGEPFRFEINEDGGFFLRVISAYIRNLEKLGIQVDVRTSDFALHQKRMNEYDFDMTTVRFQDSQNPGSELWDRFGSQAAKEKGSDNVIGVQSPVVDALVAEITRAQNRDQLRTAARALDRVLWNSYYVVPQWYNPTHRVAFRKEMRYPEPPLYYQAEPWIMQNWWKEEGK; encoded by the coding sequence ATGGCAGCCCAAACCTTTTTTATCCCTTTTCGCAAAATAACCCAATTCTTGCTCTTAGCCTCTTTGGTCGGGGTGCTAAGTGGCGCGGCATTAGCTGCTCAGGGGATAGCACAGTACGGCAAACCTAAATACCCAGAAGGCTTTGCCCATTTCGACTATGTCAATCCGAATGCCCCTAAGGGGGGCACTCTTGTTTTGCCCAATCCTGGGCAAAGAACCAGCTTTGATAAGTTCAACCCCTTTACCTTGCGTGGTGTTACTGCCCCAGGTATTGATTTGATGTTTGAATCCTTGGCAGAGGGTAGTGCCGATGAAACTTCCAGCGTTTATGGATTGCTTGCTGATGATATTGAGGTTGCCAAGGATCGTAAGTCGGTGACATTTCATATTCGCCCGGAAGCCAAATTTTCAGATGGCAGTCCTGTATTGGCGGCGGATGTGAAATACAGTTTTGATGTTCTCATGAGTGGCAAAGCGCATCCACGTTATAAAACCACTTTTGCTGACATTACCTCCGCAGTAGTTCTATCTGATCACTTGGTGCGCTTTGACTTTAAAAATAACAATTCAGAGTTGCCTATTTTGGCGGGAACGCTCCCAATCTTTTCTCGTAATTGGGGCAAAAAACCTGATGGCAGCATGATTCCGTTTGAAAAACTTGCTTTTGAAGCTCCAATTGGAAGTGGTCCGTATTTAATTGAGTCATTCAAAGCGGGTAAATCGATTGTGTATAAAAAAAACCCGCAGTATTGGGCTGATCAACTTTCAAAGCCACTCAACATCCGGGTTGGCTTTTATAACTTTGATCGGGTGCTTTATAAGCTCTATAGCGATGATGCTGTTCGCTTGGAAGCATTCAAAGCGGGGGAGTTTGATGCGATCGTTGAGTACCGTGCCAAAATTTGGGCCAAAGGATATGTAGGTTCAAAATTTGATAATGGCACCCTAACTAAAAAAGCATTTGTTAATCACAATGGGGCAGGCATGCAAGGTTTTGCGATGAATATTCGCAGACCCATTTTTCAAGATGTACGTGTTCGTCAAGCCTTAGGACTGGCCTTAGATTTTGAGTGGTTGAATCGCCAAATCTTTTTTGACCAATATGGCCGCATTAATAGTTATTTCACAAATAGTGATCTAAGTGCCAACTTTGATGGTCCAAGCAAGCCAACGGAAGGCGAGCTGAAATTACTGAAATCTCTCAAGGCGCAATATCCTCAATGGGTTCCTGATGCCGTTTTTGGCCCTATGCCGCCTGCACCTTCAACTGCACCACCAGGAAGCTTGAGGCAAAACCTGCGCAAAGCACGTGAGCTATTGCTGCATGCAGGTTGGCAATATCGCGACGGTGCTTTACGTAATGAAAAAGGCGAACCATTTCGTTTTGAGATTAATGAGGATGGCGGATTCTTTTTAAGAGTGATCTCGGCATATATCCGCAATCTTGAAAAACTCGGAATTCAGGTGGATGTGCGTACTAGTGACTTTGCGCTCCATCAAAAACGCATGAATGAATATGATTTTGATATGACCACTGTGCGTTTCCAAGACTCGCAAAATCCTGGTAGCGAGTTATGGGATCGTTTTGGTAGTCAAGCAGCTAAAGAGAAGGGTTCTGATAATGTCATTGGTGTCCAGTCACCAGTCGTCGACGCTTTAGTTGCTGAAATTACTAGAGCCCAGAACCGTGATCAATTGAGAACGGCGGCCCGTGCACTAGACCGAGTCTTGTGGAATAGTTATTACGTTGTGCCACAGTGGTACAACCCTACGCATCGTGTCGCTTTCCGCAAAGAAATGCGTTATCCAGAGCCACCACTGTATTACCAGGCTGAGCCCTGGATTATGCAAAACTGGTGGAAAGAGGAGGGTAAATAA
- the fabI gene encoding enoyl-ACP reductase FabI: MGFLAGKKILITGLLSNRSIAYGIAKACHREGAELAFTYVGERFKDRIVDFAKEFNSELIFDCDVGSDEQISALFKDLAKSWPQFDGFVHAIGFAPREAIAGDFLDGLSREGFKIAHDISAYSFPAMAKEALPMLRDKSSLLTLTYLGSMKNVPNYNTMGLAKASLEASVRYLAGSVGPKGIRANGISAGPIKTLAASGIKGFGKILEAVEQTAPLRRNVTIDDVGNTAAFLLSDLANGITAEIIYVDNGFSQVIGGMEEA; encoded by the coding sequence ATGGGCTTTCTCGCTGGCAAAAAAATCCTCATTACCGGCCTTCTTTCTAACCGCTCAATTGCCTATGGCATCGCTAAAGCCTGCCACCGTGAAGGGGCTGAACTTGCCTTCACCTATGTCGGCGAGCGCTTTAAGGACCGCATCGTGGATTTTGCGAAAGAATTTAATTCTGAGCTGATTTTTGACTGTGACGTTGGTAGCGATGAGCAAATTTCGGCCTTATTTAAAGATTTAGCAAAATCTTGGCCACAGTTTGACGGCTTTGTACATGCCATCGGCTTTGCGCCACGTGAAGCAATTGCCGGTGACTTTTTAGATGGTCTCTCACGCGAAGGCTTCAAAATTGCTCATGACATTTCTGCTTACAGTTTTCCAGCAATGGCAAAAGAAGCATTGCCGATGTTGCGCGATAAGTCTTCCTTGCTCACATTGACCTATCTTGGCTCAATGAAAAATGTGCCGAACTACAACACCATGGGTTTGGCCAAAGCATCGCTTGAAGCATCGGTGCGCTACCTGGCAGGCTCTGTTGGACCCAAAGGCATTCGTGCTAATGGTATTTCTGCCGGCCCAATTAAGACCTTGGCAGCCTCAGGTATCAAGGGCTTTGGCAAAATTTTGGAAGCAGTTGAGCAAACTGCGCCACTCCGCCGCAATGTCACGATTGATGATGTGGGTAACACTGCCGCTTTCTTGTTATCTGATTTAGCAAACGGTATCACCGCAGAAATCATTTACGTTGATAACGGCTTTAGCCAAGTGATTGGTGGAATGGAAGAGGCTTGA
- the chrA gene encoding chromate efflux transporter, with translation MSSPSTISLREALKFWTKLGFISFGGPAGQIAVLHQELVEKRRWISERRFLHALNYCMLLPGPEAQQLVTYIGWLMHRSWGGILAGSLFVLPSLLILIALSWVYITFGQVPWIAAIFFGIKPAVTAIVLHAAVRIGKRTIHNAALKWIALCSFLAIFILNLSFPIIVLIAAAVGYWGGKRYPENFQQSSHNNKELAHYGAAIIDDNTPTPTYAQFHLQNTLLHSAIALCCWLIPIAMLILLFGWKTLYPNIAWFFTKAAFLTFGGAYAVLPYVYQGAVDHFHWLSANQMIDGLALGETTPGPLIMVVAFVGYLAGHIQHLIGNSNPFWFGVIGACVATWFTFLPSFFFILVGGPLVESTHGKLSFTAPLTAITAAVVGVIVNLGLFFAYHVFFPHGIGGSISWLSVLICMLASLALFQFQKGVMTVLSCCALAGLLAYLIGL, from the coding sequence TTGAGTTCACCCTCAACCATTAGTCTTCGCGAAGCCCTCAAATTTTGGACCAAACTCGGCTTTATTAGTTTTGGGGGTCCAGCAGGACAAATTGCAGTCCTACATCAAGAGTTAGTAGAAAAGCGTCGCTGGATTTCAGAGCGGCGCTTTTTGCATGCCCTAAATTACTGCATGCTGTTGCCGGGACCCGAGGCGCAGCAACTGGTTACTTATATTGGCTGGCTCATGCATCGAAGTTGGGGCGGCATTCTAGCCGGCAGCCTATTTGTTCTCCCATCGCTGCTCATATTAATTGCGCTTTCTTGGGTATACATTACGTTTGGTCAAGTGCCATGGATTGCCGCTATTTTCTTTGGCATTAAACCAGCAGTAACTGCCATCGTCTTACATGCGGCCGTTCGTATTGGTAAACGAACGATTCATAATGCCGCATTGAAATGGATTGCCCTATGCTCTTTTTTAGCAATCTTCATATTGAACTTGTCCTTCCCGATCATTGTGTTGATTGCAGCTGCTGTTGGCTACTGGGGTGGTAAACGCTACCCAGAAAATTTTCAACAATCAAGTCATAACAATAAAGAGCTTGCGCATTATGGTGCTGCCATCATTGATGACAACACCCCAACACCAACATACGCGCAATTTCATCTTCAAAATACGCTTTTGCATAGTGCAATTGCTTTGTGCTGCTGGCTCATCCCCATCGCAATGCTTATCTTACTATTTGGGTGGAAGACGCTTTACCCCAATATCGCCTGGTTCTTTACTAAGGCAGCATTCTTAACGTTTGGTGGCGCATACGCGGTATTGCCATACGTTTATCAAGGCGCGGTTGATCACTTCCATTGGTTAAGCGCAAACCAAATGATTGATGGGCTTGCTTTGGGGGAAACTACGCCAGGCCCTCTTATTATGGTGGTCGCTTTTGTTGGTTACCTAGCTGGACACATTCAACATTTGATTGGCAATAGCAACCCGTTCTGGTTTGGTGTTATTGGAGCGTGCGTAGCAACATGGTTTACGTTTTTGCCATCTTTCTTCTTTATCTTGGTTGGTGGACCCCTAGTCGAGTCAACCCACGGCAAGCTTAGCTTTACTGCGCCGCTCACTGCAATTACCGCCGCTGTTGTTGGAGTCATTGTCAATCTAGGCTTATTTTTTGCCTATCATGTGTTCTTTCCTCATGGGATTGGTGGATCTATCTCTTGGTTGTCTGTTTTAATTTGCATGCTTGCATCTCTTGCCTTATTTCAGTTTCAAAAAGGCGTTATGACTGTTTTAAGTTGCTGTGCTCTTGCTGGTCTTTTAGCTTACTTAATAGGCCTGTAG
- a CDS encoding MaoC family dehydratase N-terminal domain-containing protein: MEVMRIEPQTITHLQEWLGKTETLVDTVTAAPVRALSATLDRHDADPSKGTFLPELWHWLYFLPHARQSEIGPDGHPKRGGFLPPVPLPRRMWAGSRVQWLAPLAVGDEIQRVSKIESVTHKSGRTGDLIFVLVKHEISNQKGLAIIEEHDIVYRDAPGPDDKPVAPTPAPSDAKWSETITPDDVLLFRYSALTFNGHRIHYDRKYVTEVEGYPGLIVHGPLIATLLVDLVRQSIPGCKLKSFEFRAIRPTFDINIFKVNAKPDIEKDPSGKTIAIWAQDHDGWLTMQATAVLA; encoded by the coding sequence ATGGAAGTTATGCGAATCGAACCTCAAACCATTACCCACCTACAAGAGTGGCTCGGCAAAACCGAGACCCTTGTGGACACCGTTACCGCTGCGCCAGTGCGCGCTCTTTCAGCAACATTAGATAGACATGATGCTGATCCAAGTAAAGGCACCTTCTTGCCCGAGCTTTGGCACTGGCTCTATTTTTTACCCCATGCTCGCCAATCTGAAATTGGCCCTGATGGACATCCAAAGCGTGGTGGATTTTTACCCCCTGTTCCACTGCCTCGCAGGATGTGGGCAGGCAGCCGCGTGCAATGGCTAGCACCATTAGCCGTTGGTGATGAGATTCAACGTGTTTCCAAAATTGAATCGGTTACTCATAAATCGGGCCGCACAGGAGATTTGATTTTCGTATTGGTCAAACATGAAATATCCAATCAAAAAGGTTTAGCAATCATTGAAGAGCATGACATTGTTTACCGCGATGCTCCGGGTCCAGATGACAAGCCGGTTGCACCAACACCTGCCCCAAGCGATGCCAAATGGAGTGAGACCATCACACCAGATGACGTTCTATTGTTTCGTTACTCCGCACTCACCTTTAATGGCCATCGCATTCATTACGATCGCAAATATGTCACTGAGGTCGAGGGCTATCCAGGCCTCATCGTGCATGGCCCTTTGATTGCAACACTGCTGGTGGATTTGGTACGCCAAAGTATTCCAGGATGCAAACTCAAGAGTTTTGAATTCCGCGCGATACGCCCTACTTTTGACATCAATATCTTTAAAGTGAATGCCAAGCCCGATATTGAAAAAGATCCATCTGGCAAAACGATTGCCATTTGGGCGCAAGACCACGATGGCTGGCTCACTATGCAAGCGACTGCGGTTCTTGCCTGA
- a CDS encoding MmgE/PrpD family protein, whose translation MTTEHFSRELAAFAANLKISDIPTDVIARAEDLLVDWFGSAIAGKGSRPVETITQFALQMGGFDASHIGPSEILISRKTSSPFLAAMANAAASHVAEQDDVHNGSVFHPATVVFPPALACAQSISASGEDLIVAAVAGYEVGIRVGEFLGRSHYKVFHTTGTAGTIAAAATVGRLLKLNPDQMLHAFGSAGTQSAGLWEFLRDAADSKQLHTAHAASTGLMSAYIAKSGFTGAQHILEGKQGLAAGMSTDAVPSKLVDRLGTRWALAETSFKYHASCRHTHPAADALLQVILAHKLKPSDIAKVETLVHQAAIDVLGPVTDPSTVHQSKFSMGTVLALIAHYQFAGLQEFDQHFHDDAICEFRDRVTMTLDPEVDSAYPQRWIGKVKVHLQNGQVLDGRVDEPKGDPGNTLSRAEITDKALRLAAFSGGANPDEMNKAIDLLWNIRKQKSISKLLPNT comes from the coding sequence ATGACAACCGAACATTTCTCTCGTGAGCTAGCTGCATTTGCGGCAAACCTCAAAATCTCTGACATCCCCACTGATGTTATTGCCAGAGCAGAAGATCTTTTGGTTGACTGGTTTGGTTCCGCAATTGCCGGCAAAGGCTCGCGACCTGTTGAAACGATTACCCAGTTTGCACTGCAAATGGGCGGGTTTGACGCATCTCATATTGGACCATCGGAAATCCTGATCAGCCGCAAAACATCGAGCCCATTTTTAGCTGCAATGGCTAATGCTGCAGCATCCCATGTGGCTGAGCAAGATGATGTGCATAACGGTTCAGTATTTCATCCTGCTACCGTAGTATTCCCCCCGGCATTGGCCTGCGCACAATCAATTAGCGCATCTGGAGAAGATCTCATTGTTGCTGCGGTTGCTGGATATGAAGTCGGCATCCGGGTCGGAGAATTTTTGGGTCGATCACATTACAAAGTGTTTCATACGACAGGTACCGCAGGTACCATTGCTGCTGCCGCAACTGTTGGACGATTACTCAAACTCAATCCAGATCAAATGCTGCACGCCTTTGGTTCAGCGGGAACACAATCTGCCGGTCTTTGGGAATTTCTGCGAGACGCTGCTGACTCCAAACAATTACACACCGCTCATGCCGCCTCTACTGGCTTGATGTCTGCTTATATTGCCAAGTCTGGCTTTACTGGCGCACAGCATATTTTGGAAGGCAAACAAGGCTTAGCAGCTGGCATGTCAACTGATGCGGTTCCAAGCAAACTGGTCGATAGACTGGGTACCCGCTGGGCTCTAGCAGAAACCAGCTTCAAATACCATGCATCCTGTCGTCATACCCACCCCGCTGCTGATGCTCTGTTACAAGTGATCCTCGCTCACAAACTCAAGCCCAGTGATATCGCAAAGGTAGAAACTCTAGTTCATCAGGCTGCGATTGATGTCTTGGGACCCGTAACAGATCCTAGTACTGTTCATCAATCGAAATTTTCAATGGGAACTGTACTGGCATTGATTGCACACTATCAATTTGCGGGCTTACAAGAATTCGATCAACACTTTCATGATGATGCAATTTGCGAATTTCGAGACCGCGTAACCATGACATTAGATCCCGAGGTGGACTCTGCCTATCCACAACGCTGGATAGGCAAGGTCAAAGTGCATCTTCAGAACGGTCAAGTACTTGATGGTCGAGTAGATGAACCCAAAGGTGATCCAGGCAACACCCTTTCTCGCGCTGAAATTACAGATAAAGCCCTTCGGCTTGCTGCATTTAGCGGTGGCGCTAATCCAGATGAAATGAATAAGGCGATTGATCTGCTGTGGAATATTCGCAAGCAAAAGTCGATTAGCAAACTACTACCCAATACATAA
- a CDS encoding CoA ester lyase, with product MNPLNTPLGFSSNFLFVPGTRPERFLKALDSGASAVILDLEDAVAEEDKETARAAIRSAWPQFSEEQKKRLVIRTNSPGSKFYSADLILAQDLQVACILIPKSESLDQINGAALILPKTAIIPMIETAVGLYKVNEIANSNQVLRLALGNLDLQADLGMICDPQESELQTARYQIVLASRLAQITPPVDGVTPSTDDLARITDDAERAKRMGFGAKLCIHPKQVPIVQTAFMPTEEEIHWAQRVIEADHASKGGAVKLDGKMIDRPVVLLAKRTLAIAGKH from the coding sequence ATGAACCCGCTCAATACCCCCCTTGGTTTTAGCTCCAACTTTTTATTTGTTCCTGGCACTCGACCAGAGCGCTTTCTAAAAGCACTAGACAGTGGCGCTAGTGCCGTTATATTGGATCTAGAAGATGCAGTAGCGGAAGAGGATAAAGAAACCGCGCGCGCTGCAATACGGTCAGCATGGCCACAGTTTTCAGAGGAACAAAAGAAGCGTTTAGTGATTCGTACAAACTCACCTGGTTCAAAGTTTTATTCAGCCGATTTAATCTTGGCTCAAGATCTCCAGGTTGCCTGCATCCTGATTCCCAAGAGTGAATCTTTAGATCAAATTAATGGCGCCGCGCTCATATTGCCAAAGACCGCCATCATTCCAATGATTGAAACTGCCGTTGGCCTATACAAGGTCAATGAGATCGCAAATTCTAATCAAGTACTACGACTAGCATTAGGGAATTTAGATTTACAAGCTGATCTTGGCATGATTTGCGATCCACAAGAATCGGAATTGCAAACCGCGCGCTATCAAATCGTTCTTGCATCCCGACTTGCGCAAATTACCCCTCCAGTTGATGGGGTTACACCATCCACAGACGATCTAGCTCGCATCACCGATGATGCCGAACGCGCCAAACGCATGGGTTTTGGTGCAAAACTATGTATCCACCCCAAACAAGTTCCTATCGTTCAGACTGCATTTATGCCTACAGAGGAAGAAATACACTGGGCACAAAGAGTGATTGAAGCTGATCATGCCTCCAAAGGTGGGGCCGTGAAGCTGGATGGGAAGATGATTGATCGTCCAGTAGTACTTTTAGCCAAAAGAACATTAGCAATTGCTGGTAAACACTAA